Genomic DNA from Turicibacter faecis:
AAAAATGGTTGAAATCGTTGTAAATGAAACCATTAAGCAGGAAAAATTAGATCAGGAAACGTTAGAATGCAGCTTTATTTTTGTTGATAATGAACAAATCCGAGAGATTAATGCTAATTATCGAAATAAAGATGCCGTGACGGATGTCATTACATTTGCCATTGAAGATGAAATTCCCGGAGAAATTAAAATTCAAGGAGTGCCAATGCCAAGAATGTTAGGTGATGTCTTTATCTCATTACCGAGAACACGCGAACAGGCTGAGCGTTATGGGCATTCCTTTGAGCGGGAATTAAGTTTTCTTGCTGTGCATGGATGCCTTCATCTTCTCGGGTATGATCACTTAGAACCCGAGGAGGAAAAAATCATGTTTGGTAAACAGGAGGAGGTTTTAAATGCGCTCGGAATACAACGCTAAAGAGGAGCATTCCGTTT
This window encodes:
- the ybeY gene encoding rRNA maturation RNase YbeY, with protein sequence MAVDIQFYNQTDEAVDVYEKMVEIVVNETIKQEKLDQETLECSFIFVDNEQIREINANYRNKDAVTDVITFAIEDEIPGEIKIQGVPMPRMLGDVFISLPRTREQAERYGHSFERELSFLAVHGCLHLLGYDHLEPEEEKIMFGKQEEVLNALGIQR